In Nitrospira sp., one DNA window encodes the following:
- the rplU gene encoding 50S ribosomal protein L21 codes for MYAIVETGGKQYRAETGTTIQVERLPGDVGAQVELSKVCLVHGDADMLIGQPFINGAKVTAEIVRQGRTRSITVFKKKRRKNYRRTRGHRQGFTQLLIRNITTA; via the coding sequence ATGTACGCGATCGTTGAAACAGGCGGCAAACAATATCGAGCTGAAACCGGCACGACGATTCAGGTCGAGCGGCTGCCAGGAGATGTCGGAGCCCAGGTTGAACTCAGCAAGGTCTGTCTCGTACATGGCGATGCCGATATGCTGATTGGACAGCCCTTCATTAACGGAGCCAAGGTCACAGCTGAAATCGTGCGACAAGGGCGGACCCGATCGATTACCGTGTTTAAGAAGAAGCGGCGCAAGAACTATCGCCGGACTCGTGGCCACCGACAAGGATTCACCCAGTTGTTGATTAGGAATATTACGACGGCCTAA
- the rpmA gene encoding 50S ribosomal protein L27, translating to MATNKGGGSSRNGRDSNPQYLGVKAYGGQTVTAGSIIVRQRGTKFFPGFNVDLGRDHTLFAKMSGVVKFEGGRGRRKVSVYPVPTKS from the coding sequence ATGGCAACAAACAAAGGCGGCGGATCATCACGTAACGGCCGTGATAGCAATCCCCAATATTTGGGCGTGAAGGCCTATGGTGGTCAGACCGTGACGGCCGGCAGCATTATCGTCCGTCAGCGTGGCACCAAGTTTTTCCCTGGGTTCAATGTGGACCTTGGAAGAGACCACACCCTGTTTGCCAAAATGAGTGGTGTGGTGAAGTTTGAGGGTGGACGCGGCAGACGAAAGGTCAGCGTGTATCCTGTCCCGACCAAATCCTGA
- a CDS encoding type II toxin-antitoxin system HicB family antitoxin yields the protein MRLHVIVEQDEAGYFVAEVPALPGCLSQGKTHDEAIANVKEAIEGWLEVMEAKHVVDAERTVEVVV from the coding sequence ATGAGATTGCACGTGATTGTGGAGCAGGATGAGGCAGGTTATTTTGTCGCCGAGGTGCCTGCGTTGCCTGGGTGTCTGTCGCAAGGGAAAACGCACGACGAGGCCATCGCCAACGTGAAAGAAGCCATCGAAGGCTGGCTTGAGGTGATGGAGGCCAAGCATGTGGTGGATGCAGAACGGACGGTTGAGGTTGTGGTCTGA
- a CDS encoding PilZ domain-containing protein: MFHASKFVIRTYHRIPVRCEVYYLGGDFLGKGTVMNICRNGFRVLGDHQVVPGMGLVVRLTLPDKDEPVEIQRVVVRWVRGLLFGAKVVTMSPEGEDRVGTFLSSRLRAYCAST; encoded by the coding sequence ATGTTTCACGCGAGCAAGTTTGTGATCCGCACCTATCATCGGATTCCCGTTCGCTGTGAAGTGTACTACCTGGGCGGAGACTTTCTCGGGAAGGGAACGGTGATGAACATCTGTCGTAACGGGTTCCGGGTCTTGGGAGACCATCAAGTGGTCCCTGGGATGGGGTTGGTTGTCCGGCTCACTCTTCCCGACAAAGATGAGCCGGTCGAAATTCAGCGCGTCGTTGTGCGATGGGTGCGCGGCCTGTTGTTTGGTGCCAAGGTCGTGACCATGAGTCCGGAGGGAGAAGATCGAGTCGGAACGTTCCTGAGTTCCCGCCTGCGTGCCTATTGCGCCTCCACGTAG
- a CDS encoding type II toxin-antitoxin system HicA family toxin codes for MAQRLRLCSGSDAIRKFQRAGWSVVRQRGSHAMLVKSGYEYTLSIPQHDELGPGLLRKLIRQARLTVEAFNSL; via the coding sequence ATGGCGCAACGCCTCCGGTTGTGTTCAGGGTCCGACGCTATACGGAAGTTTCAACGAGCAGGTTGGAGCGTCGTGCGACAACGAGGCTCTCATGCGATGCTGGTGAAATCCGGTTATGAGTACACCCTTTCTATTCCCCAACATGACGAGTTGGGCCCTGGATTGCTGCGTAAGTTGATCCGCCAAGCTCGTCTCACCGTAGAAGCATTCAACAGTCTGTAG
- a CDS encoding branched-chain amino acid transaminase, which produces MLEPVEKIWMDGKLVGWGEANVHVLTHSLHYGLAAFEGLRCYKGKSGSAIFRLREHVDRLFDSTHIGMMTMPYDKKQISDAIVETVRANRLEACYIRPLVYIGYGAMGVHPGDNPIRVAIAAWKWGAYLGDDALANGMRACVSSFTRHHVNVSMTRGKISGYYVNSIMAKQQAKADGYDEAILLDPEGYVAEGTGENVFIVRRGVLKTTPLTSVLEGITRNSVIELARERNITVVEERFTRDEMYIADEVFVTGTAAELTPVREIDNRRIGNGTPGPMTRTLQDTFFSIVRGEDRAHESWLTRI; this is translated from the coding sequence ATGTTGGAACCGGTCGAAAAAATCTGGATGGATGGGAAATTGGTGGGGTGGGGGGAGGCCAACGTCCATGTGCTCACCCATTCGCTGCACTATGGCCTTGCGGCGTTTGAAGGTCTTCGGTGCTACAAGGGTAAGTCAGGATCCGCCATCTTCCGGCTTCGGGAACATGTCGATCGACTGTTTGATTCGACTCATATCGGCATGATGACCATGCCGTATGACAAGAAGCAGATCTCCGACGCCATCGTCGAGACCGTTCGTGCCAATCGTCTTGAGGCCTGTTACATTCGTCCGTTGGTCTACATCGGGTATGGGGCGATGGGCGTCCATCCAGGAGACAATCCGATTCGGGTGGCCATCGCTGCTTGGAAGTGGGGCGCCTATTTGGGGGACGATGCATTGGCCAATGGGATGCGTGCCTGCGTCTCGTCTTTTACGAGGCACCACGTGAATGTATCCATGACCAGAGGAAAAATATCCGGGTACTATGTGAACTCCATCATGGCCAAACAGCAGGCGAAGGCCGATGGATATGACGAGGCGATTCTTCTCGATCCCGAAGGCTATGTTGCCGAGGGAACGGGTGAGAATGTGTTCATCGTGCGGCGGGGGGTCTTGAAAACCACACCCTTGACGTCCGTGCTCGAAGGGATTACGAGAAATTCCGTCATTGAGTTGGCTCGAGAACGGAACATCACCGTAGTGGAAGAGCGATTCACGCGCGATGAAATGTACATCGCCGACGAAGTGTTCGTGACAGGTACTGCTGCTGAGTTGACCCCGGTCCGAGAAATAGACAACCGGCGCATCGGAAACGGCACGCCCGGGCCGATGACACGCACCCTCCAAGACACCTTCTTTTCAATCGTGCGCGGAGAAGATCGCGCCCACGAGTCCTGGCTCACTCGTATCTAG